GTTTGTATAAAAACGGATTGACAACATTTACTACTTATGTCCATTTAAATTACTACAATAACGAGTTTGCCAGTCCGCACTTCTTTAGCGACAATTCAGCTCCGATTTACATCAAAAACAGAACGTTAAGAATTTGATTCCTGCTTAACTGTGGGTTACGGTCAGGCATGTTCTAACATGTCTTCACGGATATGCTGTAGCCTTTTCACTCTTGAATAACAATCTGGTTTGTCTTGATTGTTTTTATCATTTACATCCAACAATTTCTGAATTCAACGCGTTTAATCGCTCCAATTTCATTTAAAAAACCATGAAGAGAAATGTTCTATTCGCGGGCTGTATTGCCCTGTTGTGCCTAACAAGCTGCACCACTAAAAAAGAAGAAAAAGAGGAAACCGGTAAATTTACCGTAACCAATGCCGCAGTAATTGACACTTCCTTTACCAAGGAGTATGTTTCACAGATTCGTTCCGTGCGCAACATCGAAATCCGTGCGCAGGAAAAAGGATACCTGCAAAATATTTATGTTGATGAAGGGCAGTATGTAAAAGCCGGACAGGTGCTGTTCCGCATCATGCCGCAATTGTATGAAGCCGAATTGCAAAAAGCCGAAGCTGAAGCCAAAGCCGCTTCTATCGAATGGCAAAACGCGAAAACATTAGCCGACAAAAATGTAGTGTCTAAAAACGAACAAGCTATGGCACTAGCCAAACTAGAGCAAGCCAAAGCCGAGGTAGCCATGGCAAAATTACACTTGTCTTTTACCGAAATCAGAGCCCCATTTGCCGGAACCATTGACCGTATTCCTAAAAAGTTGGGAAGTCTTATTGATGAAGGTGAATTATTGACGAGCCTTTCAGATAACAGCCAAATGTATTCTTATTTCAATGTGTCTGAGCCTGAATATTTGCAATACCAAACCAATGTGAAAAGCCGTGGTGACAGCGAGGTAAGTTTGATTTTAGCCAATGGCGATCGTTTAAAATACAAAGGGAAAGTTGAAGTTATCGAAAGTGAGTTTGATCCTGAAACCGGTAATATTGCCTTCCGTGCTAAATTTCCAAACAACGACAAGCTTTTAAGAAATGGTGAAACCGGTAAAGTGGAAATGACATTGCCAGTGAAAAATGCCTTGATTATTCCGCAAAAAGCTACTTACGAAATACAGGATAAAATGTATGTTTTTGTGGTAGACAGCAACAATAAACTCAAATCAAGAGAATTTGAAATTATAGGTGAATTGCCCGATTTGTATGTGGTGAAAAAAGGACTTGCAGCCAACGAAAAAGTATTGTTGGAAGGGGTTCAAAAAGCAAAAGACGACGAGAAGATAACCTATGTGTATCAAAAACCTGAAGAGGTTATCGCCAATCTGAAACTAAAAGCGGAGTAACCCTAAATCAAAAAAAGACAATGTTTAGCAGATTCATACAACGACCGGTATTATCTATAGTAATATCGCTCATCATAGTATTTCTTGGGGCACTGGCGCTTATCTCGCTGCCGGTTACGCAATTCCCAAGTATATCGCCTCCCAAAGTAAACGTAACCGTTGAATACCCGGGAGCCAATAACGAATTAATGATTAAATCGGCCATCCTACCGCTTGAAAGAGCGTTGAATGGAGTACCCGGTATGAAATATATGGCGTCCGATGCCGGTAATGACGGAGAAGGAACCATTCAAATTGTGTTCAATTTAGGAACCGACCCTAACCAAGCTTCACTTAACGTACAAAACCGTGTAGCTTCGGTAGTAAATAAATTGCCGCCTTTGGTAGTGCGTGAAGGAGTAAAGATTACGCGTGAGGAATCCAATATGTTGATGTACATTAATTTGTACAGTACAGATAAAAACACCGACCAAAAATTCCTGTTCAACTTTGCCGATATCAATATTCTTTCAGAATTAAAAAGAGTTGACGGAGTTGGGGTTGCCGATATCTTAGGAAACCGCGAATATGCCATGCGTATTTGGTTAAAACCCGACAGAATGTTGGCTTATAAAATCTCAGCCGATGAGGTAATGGAAGCGTTGGCACAACAAAGTTTAGAAGCTTCACCGGGAAAAACCGGAGAGAGTTCCGGAAAACGTTCACAAGCTTTTGAATATGTTTTGAAATATTCAGGAAGATATACCACTAAAGAACAATACGAAAATATTATCCTGAGATCTAGTGCCGATGGCGAAATGCTGCGCCTGAAAGATGTTGCCAATGTTGAGTTTGGTAGCTCGATGTATGATATTTATTCGAACTTGAACGGAAAACCATCAGCGGCTATCGTATTAAAACAATCTTACGGTAGTAATGCCAGTCAGGTAATCAAAGATGTAAAAGCCAAACTGAAAGAAATCAAAGCCAGCTCGTTCCCTAAAGGAATGGATTATGAAATCAGTTATGACGTTTCTAAATTCTTAGATGCTTCTATCGAAAAAGTAATTCACACGCTAATTGAAGCCTTTATCTTGGTAGGATTAGTGGTGTTCTTATTCCTTGGCGATTGGCGCTCAACCTTAATTCCGGCTATTGCAGTTCCCGTGTCGCTTATCGGTACCTTTATCTTCATGCAATATTTTGGTATTACCTTAAACTTAATCACCTTGTTTGCATTAGTATTGGCCATTGGTATTGTGGTAGATAATGCGATAGTCGTCATCGAGGCGGTCCATGCTAAGATGGAAACCAAGCACCTCTCGGCACGTAAAGCCACCAAAGAAGCAATGCATGAAGTAAGCGGAGCTATTATTGCTATCACTTTTGTAATGGCTGCGGTGTTTATTCCGGTGGCGTTCATGTCAGGACCGGTGGGTATTTTCTACCGACAGTTCTCTATTACGATGGCTACTTCAATTGTACTATCCGGTTTGATAGCCTTAACACTGACACCGGCGCTTTGTGCTATGATGCTCAAAAATACACACGGCCAACCTAAAAAGAAAACACCGGTTAACCGCATAGTAGAAGGATTTAACAACTGGTTTGGTGGTGTTTCTAATCGATACCGAAACTTATTGGTACGTATTGTAAACCGAAGAACTATTACATTCGGTATGTTGATTGGGTTCTGTATTGGGACTTACTTGTTGAGTAGCAGCGTGCCTTCCGGGTTTATCCCAAATGAGGATCAAGGAATGTTCTATGCGGTAATCCAAACCCCACCGGGATCTACTTTGGAACGAACCAATCAAATTTCTGAAAGGTTGCAAAAAATTGCCGAAGATATTCCCGGTGTACAATCGGTGTCGTCTTTGGCGGGATATGAAATCCTTACCGAAGGTACCGGAGCGAACTCAGGAACCTGTCTTATCAACCTGAAAAGTTGGGAAGACCGTTCACATTCTTGCCAGGAAATCATGAAAGAACTCGAAGAAAAGTCTAGAGATATTTCAGGTGCTACGACTGAATTCTTTCAACCACCGGCCGTACCGGGCTATGGAGCGGCTGGAGGGTTCGAACTCCGATTGTTAGATAAAACCGGAACGGGTGACTACAAGAAGATGGAAGCGGTGAGTAATGACTTTGTGAAAGAACTGAATAAGCGTCCGGAATTGTCTTCGGTGTTTACTTTCTTTAGCGCCAGTTTCCCGCAATACATGCTGAATATTGATAATGATTTGGCTCAACAAAAAGGAGTCACTATCGAAAATGCGACGAATACATTGTCAACACTTATCGGTAGTAATTACGAAATCAGTTTTATCAAGTACGGACGTCAGTATAAAGTAATGGTGCAGGCTGCTCCCGAGTATCGTGCATTGCCTGAGGATATTTTGAAGTTGTATGTAAAAAACAATCGTGACGAAATGGTACCCTTCTCTGCTTTTATGAAAATGGATAAAGTATACGGATTGTCGGAGATTACAAGACAAAATATGTACACTGCATCAGAAATCAGCGGACAATCGGCCAATGGGTACAGTAGTGGAGAAGCTATTAACACCATTAATGAAGTAGCCGCAAAATCGCTTCCGCGTGGGTATGCCATCGACTGGGCAGGTATTTCTAAAGATGAGGTGGCGCGTGGTAACGAGGCTATTTATATTTTCTTGATTTGTTTGGGATTTGTTTACTTAATTCTGGCCGCTCAATACGAAAGCTTTATACTCCCGTTTGTGGTAATTCTTTCCCTGGTAGTGGGTGTCTTCGGAGCGTTCTTATTCCTGAAATTATTTGGGTTGGAAAACAACATCTATGCTCAGGTAGCCATGGTAATGCTTATCGGATTGTTGGGTAAAAATGCCGTTTTAATTGTAGAGTTTGCGGCTCAAAAACATTCCCAAGGCGAATCAGTGCTTGATGCCGCTATCGAAGGTTCTGCGGTTCGTTTCCGTCCTATCTTGATGACTTCTTTTGCTTTCATTGCCGGATTGATTCCGCTGGTGTTTGCCTCAGGACCCGGTGCTGTCGGGAACCGTACTATTGGTTCAGCTTCAGCCGGAGGAATGTTGCTCGGAACTGTATTTGGAGTATTGCTGATACCGGGATTGTATTATGTATTTGGTCGCATATCCGAAAAAACCAAGTTTGTCAAAAAAGAAGACGAAAATCCATTAACCGAAGAAATAGAAAACAATGTATAAATTCAAAATCTATCAATATCTTATCCCGCTGGGCCTTTGCCTAGCGGTGGTAAGTTGTAAAACACCAGCGATAACGCCATCCCAAGCGACGGCAGCTGTACCCGATTCCTTTGGGGCTATTGCTGCAAAAGATACCACCAATATGGCCACACTACCGTGGAAAACGTATTTCAAAGATCCTAATTTGGTAGCTTTAATTGATACTGCTATAAAGAACAATCAGGAGGTAATGATTACGTTGCAGGAAATTGAAATTGCTAAAAACGACATCCGCTTACGAAAAGGAGCTTTGTTGCCTACCGTAGGGGTGAAAGCCGGAACCGGAGTGGAAAAAGTAGGACGCTATACCAGCCAAGGAGCCGGAGATGCTTCAACCGAAATTGAACCGGGTAAAGAAATGCCCGACCCATTAACCGATATTACTTTAGCAGCCTATGCCAACTGGGAAGTTGATGTTTGGAAAAAACTTCACAATGCCAAGAAAGCTGCTGTAAGTCGGTATTTGTCTACTATTGAAGGGAAGAACTTTGTGTTGACCAACTTAGTGGCTGAGGTAGCCGATTCGTATTACGAGTTGTTGGCTTTAGACAGTCAGTTGGCCATCATCAGACAAAATATTCAATTGCAAACTAATGCTTTGGAGGTGGTAAAAGTGCAAAAAGAAGCCGCTCGTGCTACCGAATTGGCCGTGCAAAAATTCCAAGCCGAAGTATTGGCCTCACAGAGTATGGAGTTTGAAACCTTGCAAAAAATTAAAGAAACGGAAAACAAAATCAACTACTTGTTAGGACGTTATCCGCAGGAAATTAAAAGAGACAACAGCGACTTCTTAAGTTTGTTGCCTTCAGAGGTGAAATCAGGGATTCCTTCGCAATTGTTGGCCAATCGTCCGGATGTGAAACAAGCTGAAATGGAATTGGCAGCGGCTAAGTTGGATGTAAAAGTGGCGCGTGCCGAGTTTTATCCGTCTTTAGGAATTTCGGCTTCGTATGGGTTGCAGGCTTTTAAAGCATCGTATTTGTTTAAGACACCCGAGTCGGTATTGTACTCGTTGGCCGGTGATATTGCGGCACCTTTAATTAACCGAAATGCCATTAAAGCAG
Above is a genomic segment from Flavobacterium phycosphaerae containing:
- a CDS encoding TolC family protein → MYKFKIYQYLIPLGLCLAVVSCKTPAITPSQATAAVPDSFGAIAAKDTTNMATLPWKTYFKDPNLVALIDTAIKNNQEVMITLQEIEIAKNDIRLRKGALLPTVGVKAGTGVEKVGRYTSQGAGDASTEIEPGKEMPDPLTDITLAAYANWEVDVWKKLHNAKKAAVSRYLSTIEGKNFVLTNLVAEVADSYYELLALDSQLAIIRQNIQLQTNALEVVKVQKEAARATELAVQKFQAEVLASQSMEFETLQKIKETENKINYLLGRYPQEIKRDNSDFLSLLPSEVKSGIPSQLLANRPDVKQAEMELAAAKLDVKVARAEFYPSLGISASYGLQAFKASYLFKTPESVLYSLAGDIAAPLINRNAIKAEFASANARQLQALYNYDRTILNAYVEVSNQLSNISNLDKSYALKAKQVEALNRSIEVANDLFRSARADYFEVLMTQRDALESKLELIETKKAQLNAAVHVYRDLGGGWK
- a CDS encoding efflux RND transporter periplasmic adaptor subunit; translated protein: MKRNVLFAGCIALLCLTSCTTKKEEKEETGKFTVTNAAVIDTSFTKEYVSQIRSVRNIEIRAQEKGYLQNIYVDEGQYVKAGQVLFRIMPQLYEAELQKAEAEAKAASIEWQNAKTLADKNVVSKNEQAMALAKLEQAKAEVAMAKLHLSFTEIRAPFAGTIDRIPKKLGSLIDEGELLTSLSDNSQMYSYFNVSEPEYLQYQTNVKSRGDSEVSLILANGDRLKYKGKVEVIESEFDPETGNIAFRAKFPNNDKLLRNGETGKVEMTLPVKNALIIPQKATYEIQDKMYVFVVDSNNKLKSREFEIIGELPDLYVVKKGLAANEKVLLEGVQKAKDDEKITYVYQKPEEVIANLKLKAE
- a CDS encoding efflux RND transporter permease subunit; protein product: MFSRFIQRPVLSIVISLIIVFLGALALISLPVTQFPSISPPKVNVTVEYPGANNELMIKSAILPLERALNGVPGMKYMASDAGNDGEGTIQIVFNLGTDPNQASLNVQNRVASVVNKLPPLVVREGVKITREESNMLMYINLYSTDKNTDQKFLFNFADINILSELKRVDGVGVADILGNREYAMRIWLKPDRMLAYKISADEVMEALAQQSLEASPGKTGESSGKRSQAFEYVLKYSGRYTTKEQYENIILRSSADGEMLRLKDVANVEFGSSMYDIYSNLNGKPSAAIVLKQSYGSNASQVIKDVKAKLKEIKASSFPKGMDYEISYDVSKFLDASIEKVIHTLIEAFILVGLVVFLFLGDWRSTLIPAIAVPVSLIGTFIFMQYFGITLNLITLFALVLAIGIVVDNAIVVIEAVHAKMETKHLSARKATKEAMHEVSGAIIAITFVMAAVFIPVAFMSGPVGIFYRQFSITMATSIVLSGLIALTLTPALCAMMLKNTHGQPKKKTPVNRIVEGFNNWFGGVSNRYRNLLVRIVNRRTITFGMLIGFCIGTYLLSSSVPSGFIPNEDQGMFYAVIQTPPGSTLERTNQISERLQKIAEDIPGVQSVSSLAGYEILTEGTGANSGTCLINLKSWEDRSHSCQEIMKELEEKSRDISGATTEFFQPPAVPGYGAAGGFELRLLDKTGTGDYKKMEAVSNDFVKELNKRPELSSVFTFFSASFPQYMLNIDNDLAQQKGVTIENATNTLSTLIGSNYEISFIKYGRQYKVMVQAAPEYRALPEDILKLYVKNNRDEMVPFSAFMKMDKVYGLSEITRQNMYTASEISGQSANGYSSGEAINTINEVAAKSLPRGYAIDWAGISKDEVARGNEAIYIFLICLGFVYLILAAQYESFILPFVVILSLVVGVFGAFLFLKLFGLENNIYAQVAMVMLIGLLGKNAVLIVEFAAQKHSQGESVLDAAIEGSAVRFRPILMTSFAFIAGLIPLVFASGPGAVGNRTIGSASAGGMLLGTVFGVLLIPGLYYVFGRISEKTKFVKKEDENPLTEEIENNV